The proteins below come from a single Serpentinimonas raichei genomic window:
- a CDS encoding prephenate dehydrogenase → MFEQLGLIGCGLMGGSFALALKRAGLVRRVVGYSKSPLTLARARALGVIDVEAPSALLAVSGADLVLVAVPVAACADTFKAIRHLLAPQALLLDVGSTKADVVAAARQHLGAHLPQFVPAHPIAGKESAGIEHADAELYRGCQVILTPLPETDPEQTVRAQRLWGALGAQVRQMEPQAHDAAYAAVSHLPHLLAFAALNALLAQPKGPQWLGLAGPGFRDFSRIAASDPTIWGDILLANRTEVLAQLQHFRDALAALEGAMQQRDTAALQALIGHASRGRSQHAQQWPAGGQGGAGAAANAHAAPAATAPALGGASNPAGTPEPRLCLE, encoded by the coding sequence ATGTTTGAGCAACTCGGCCTGATCGGCTGCGGCCTGATGGGCGGCTCCTTTGCGCTGGCGCTCAAGCGCGCGGGCTTGGTGCGGCGGGTGGTGGGCTACAGCAAATCGCCGCTCACGCTGGCGCGCGCCCGTGCGCTGGGGGTGATCGATGTCGAAGCGCCATCGGCGTTGCTGGCCGTCTCGGGCGCCGATCTGGTGCTGGTCGCCGTGCCGGTGGCGGCCTGCGCCGACACCTTCAAGGCCATCCGACACCTGCTGGCCCCGCAGGCGCTGCTGCTGGATGTGGGTTCGACCAAGGCCGACGTGGTGGCGGCGGCGCGCCAGCACCTGGGCGCGCACCTGCCGCAGTTCGTGCCGGCGCACCCGATTGCCGGCAAAGAGTCGGCCGGGATCGAGCACGCCGACGCCGAGCTCTACCGTGGCTGCCAGGTGATCCTGACGCCGCTGCCCGAGACCGACCCGGAACAGACCGTGCGCGCGCAGCGGCTCTGGGGCGCGCTCGGGGCACAGGTGCGCCAGATGGAGCCGCAGGCGCACGACGCCGCCTACGCCGCCGTCAGCCACCTGCCGCATTTGCTGGCCTTTGCCGCCCTCAACGCCTTGCTGGCGCAGCCGAAGGGGCCGCAGTGGCTGGGGCTGGCCGGGCCGGGTTTCAGGGATTTCAGCCGCATTGCCGCCAGCGACCCGACCATCTGGGGCGATATTTTGCTGGCCAACCGCACCGAGGTGCTGGCGCAACTGCAACATTTCCGCGATGCCCTGGCTGCTCTGGAAGGCGCCATGCAGCAGCGCGACACGGCGGCGCTCCAGGCCCTGATCGGCCACGCCAGCCGAGGCCGCAGCCAGCATGCCCAGCAATGGCCGGCAGGCGGGCAGGGCGGGGCGGGTGCGGCTGCAAATGCGCATGCCGCTCCGGCTGCCACAGCGCCGGCCCTGGGTGGTGCCAGCAACCCCGCTGGCACACCCGAGCCCCGGCTCTGCCTCGAATAA
- a CDS encoding lipopolysaccharide assembly protein LapA domain-containing protein gives MNYLSWLLKAAIFFVVFAFALNNQGAVRLHLFFGAYWDAPLVLVVLAALVLGVALGVAVMTPLWLRARRAARAAVAAPVSHTESKASGGGEPPPHGI, from the coding sequence GTGAATTACCTCTCGTGGCTGCTCAAGGCAGCCATTTTTTTTGTCGTGTTTGCGTTCGCGCTCAACAACCAAGGCGCCGTTCGTCTGCATTTGTTTTTTGGTGCCTACTGGGACGCCCCGCTGGTGCTGGTGGTGCTGGCGGCGCTGGTGCTGGGTGTCGCACTGGGTGTGGCGGTCATGACGCCGCTGTGGCTGCGCGCGCGCCGGGCGGCACGGGCCGCAGTGGCTGCACCGGTCAGCCACACCGAATCCAAAGCAAGCGGCGGCGGCGAACCACCTCCTCATGGAATTTGA
- a CDS encoding FAD-dependent oxidoreductase, with protein sequence MPTLPRTEVLVIGAGLAGLVTALECLRAGRRVTLLDRDTPERLGGLARWAFGGMCLIDTPLQRRKRIPDSPERALQDWLRFGELDASEVWPRRWAEHYVQRSTPEVYEWLLGHGLRFLPAVNWVERGQYGEGNSLPRYHVLWGTAAHLTQTVIAALQQAARSRGSDRLLLRHRHRVTELTRLAGRVNGAIAIDEASGVEQVFEADHVVVATGGINGSLEQVRRHWPTGSAPPPDLLNGAHPYADGVLHQRVQALGGQVTHAGRMWNYAAGVPHPQPHFAGHGLSLIPCKSALWLDSSGRRIGPQALVTGFDTHALCQQVAAQPRGYTWQLLNWRIAAKELAISGAEHNLHIRERNWLAFLRETLLGNHRLVRQMLAESPQFIAADTLPELEQRMNALAGNPDLAPGTLQATVAAFDAQFSAGLAHCNDDQIRRILHARLWGPDRLRTCAPAPLSQPGAGPYIAIQVRLISRKSLGGLQTDLHSRVLDHTGQPLPGLYAVGEAAGFGGGGACGKRSLEGTFLPGCILTARAAARHLALGDTP encoded by the coding sequence ATGCCCACCCTGCCGCGCACCGAGGTCCTAGTCATCGGCGCTGGGCTGGCCGGCTTGGTGACGGCGCTGGAGTGCCTGCGCGCTGGTCGGCGCGTCACGCTGCTGGACCGCGACACCCCAGAGCGTCTGGGCGGTCTGGCGCGCTGGGCTTTTGGCGGCATGTGCCTGATCGATACCCCGCTGCAGCGGCGCAAGCGCATCCCCGACAGCCCCGAGCGGGCCTTGCAAGACTGGCTGCGCTTTGGCGAGCTCGATGCCAGCGAAGTGTGGCCCCGGCGCTGGGCCGAACATTACGTGCAGCGCAGCACGCCCGAGGTTTATGAGTGGCTGCTGGGTCACGGCCTGCGCTTTTTGCCTGCCGTCAACTGGGTCGAGCGCGGCCAGTACGGCGAGGGCAACAGCCTGCCGCGCTACCACGTGCTGTGGGGCACCGCCGCGCACCTGACGCAGACCGTCATCGCCGCCTTGCAGCAAGCCGCACGCAGCCGTGGCAGCGATCGCCTGCTGCTGCGGCATCGGCACCGCGTCACCGAACTCACGCGGCTGGCGGGCCGTGTCAATGGGGCCATCGCCATCGACGAAGCCAGCGGGGTCGAGCAGGTTTTCGAGGCCGATCATGTGGTGGTCGCCACCGGCGGGATCAACGGCAGCCTGGAGCAGGTGCGCCGCCACTGGCCGACTGGCTCAGCGCCACCGCCCGATCTGCTCAACGGCGCCCACCCCTACGCCGACGGTGTGTTGCATCAGCGCGTGCAGGCCTTGGGTGGGCAGGTCACGCACGCTGGGCGAATGTGGAACTACGCCGCCGGGGTGCCGCACCCACAGCCGCATTTCGCTGGGCATGGGCTCTCGCTCATACCCTGCAAATCGGCGCTCTGGCTCGACAGCAGCGGGCGGCGCATCGGGCCGCAAGCGCTGGTCACCGGTTTTGACACCCACGCCCTGTGCCAGCAGGTGGCGGCGCAACCGCGCGGCTACACGTGGCAGTTGCTCAACTGGCGCATCGCCGCCAAGGAGCTGGCGATTTCCGGCGCCGAACACAACCTGCACATCCGCGAGCGCAACTGGCTGGCGTTTTTGCGCGAAACCCTGCTCGGCAACCACCGGCTGGTGCGCCAGATGCTGGCCGAGAGCCCGCAGTTCATCGCCGCCGACACCCTGCCCGAGCTGGAGCAGCGCATGAACGCGCTCGCTGGCAACCCAGACCTGGCCCCCGGCACCCTGCAAGCCACCGTGGCCGCCTTCGACGCCCAGTTCAGCGCCGGGCTGGCGCACTGCAACGACGATCAAATCCGCCGCATCCTGCACGCCCGGCTTTGGGGCCCCGATCGGCTGCGCACCTGCGCCCCGGCGCCCTTGAGCCAGCCCGGGGCCGGGCCGTATATCGCCATTCAGGTGCGGCTTATCTCCCGCAAGAGCCTGGGCGGCTTGCAGACCGACTTGCACAGCCGGGTGCTCGACCACACCGGCCAGCCGCTGCCCGGCCTCTACGCCGTTGGTGAGGCAGCCGGTTTTGGTGGCGGCGGGGCCTGCGGCAAACGCTCGCTGGAGGGCACCTTCCTGCCCGGCTGCATCCTCACGGCGCGCGCCGCCGCACGCCACCTTGCCCTTGGAGACACCCCATGA
- the rpsA gene encoding 30S ribosomal protein S1, which produces MSESFSALFEESLKRAEMRQGEVITAEVVRIEHNHVVVNAGLKSEAYVPIAEFKNDQGELEVQAGDFVSVAVEAVENGYGDTILSRDKAKRLASWMALERALESGDFVTGTTSIKIKGGLKVMVNGISAFLPGSLVDSRPTKDLSPYENKTLEFKVIKLDRKRNNVVLSRRAVVEASMGEERAKLLDTLREGSIVHGVVKNITEYGAFVDLGGIDGLLHITDMAWRRVRHPSEVVQPGQEVTAKVLKFDAEKQRVSLGLKQMGDDPWMGVARRYPASTRMFGKITNIADYGAFVELEPGIEGLVHVSEMDWTNKNIAPNKLVALGDEVEVMVLEIDEDKRRISLGMKQCRANPWHEFAEATKRGDRVKGPIRSITDFGVFVGLAAGIDGLVHLSDLSWNEAGETAVRNFKKGQEVEAIVLAVDVERERISLGIKQLDGDPFTTFVSMNDKGASVTGKVKTVDAKGAEIDLGSDVIGYLRASEIARDRVEDARNVLKEGDEVTAVVVNVDRKTRNIQLSIKAKDMAEQQEAMANLSQQNAGNAGTTSLGALLRAKLDNNG; this is translated from the coding sequence ATGTCTGAATCTTTTTCCGCCCTATTTGAAGAATCGCTCAAGCGCGCCGAAATGCGCCAAGGCGAGGTCATCACCGCCGAAGTCGTGCGCATCGAGCACAACCACGTCGTGGTCAATGCCGGACTTAAGTCCGAAGCCTACGTGCCGATCGCCGAGTTCAAGAACGATCAGGGCGAACTCGAAGTCCAAGCCGGCGACTTCGTCTCGGTGGCCGTGGAAGCGGTCGAAAACGGCTACGGCGACACCATTTTGTCGCGCGACAAAGCCAAGCGTCTGGCCTCTTGGATGGCGCTCGAGCGCGCGCTCGAATCGGGCGATTTCGTCACCGGCACCACCAGCATCAAAATCAAAGGTGGCCTCAAGGTCATGGTCAACGGCATCAGCGCCTTCCTGCCCGGATCGCTGGTCGACAGCCGCCCCACCAAAGACCTCAGCCCCTACGAGAACAAAACGCTCGAATTCAAGGTCATCAAGCTCGACCGCAAACGCAACAACGTGGTGCTGTCGCGCCGCGCCGTGGTCGAGGCCTCGATGGGCGAAGAACGCGCCAAGCTGCTCGACACCCTGCGCGAAGGCTCGATCGTGCACGGCGTGGTCAAAAACATCACCGAATACGGCGCCTTCGTCGATTTGGGTGGCATCGACGGCCTGCTGCACATCACCGACATGGCTTGGCGGCGCGTGCGTCACCCCTCCGAGGTGGTGCAACCAGGCCAAGAAGTCACGGCCAAAGTGCTCAAGTTCGACGCCGAGAAGCAGCGCGTCAGCCTGGGCCTCAAGCAAATGGGCGACGACCCCTGGATGGGCGTGGCACGTCGCTACCCGGCCAGCACGCGCATGTTCGGCAAGATCACCAACATCGCCGACTACGGCGCCTTTGTTGAGCTCGAACCGGGCATCGAAGGGCTGGTGCACGTCTCTGAAATGGACTGGACCAACAAGAACATCGCCCCCAACAAACTGGTCGCCCTGGGTGACGAGGTCGAGGTGATGGTGCTCGAGATCGACGAAGACAAGCGCCGCATCTCGCTGGGCATGAAACAGTGCCGCGCCAACCCTTGGCACGAGTTTGCCGAAGCCACCAAGCGCGGCGACCGCGTCAAGGGCCCGATCCGCTCCATCACCGACTTCGGCGTGTTCGTCGGCTTGGCCGCGGGCATCGACGGCTTGGTGCATTTGTCCGACCTGTCTTGGAACGAAGCCGGCGAAACCGCCGTGCGCAACTTCAAGAAAGGCCAAGAAGTCGAGGCCATCGTGCTGGCGGTCGATGTGGAGCGTGAGCGCATCAGCTTGGGCATCAAACAGCTCGACGGCGACCCCTTCACCACCTTCGTCTCGATGAACGACAAGGGTGCCAGCGTGACCGGCAAGGTCAAGACGGTGGACGCCAAAGGCGCCGAAATCGACCTCGGCAGCGACGTGATCGGCTACCTGCGGGCTTCCGAAATCGCGCGCGACCGGGTTGAAGACGCTCGCAACGTGCTCAAAGAGGGCGATGAAGTGACGGCCGTGGTGGTCAACGTGGACCGCAAGACGCGCAACATCCAGCTTTCGATCAAAGCCAAGGACATGGCCGAGCAGCAAGAGGCGATGGCCAACCTGAGCCAGCAAAATGCGGGCAATGCGGGCACCACCAGCCTCGGGGCCCTGCTGCGCGCCAAGCTCGACAACAACGGTTGA
- a CDS encoding acetolactate synthase large subunit, whose product MNGAHALLKTLVDAGVDTCFTNPGTSEMHFVAALDRTPQMRAVLTLFEGVATGAADGYARMADKPAATLLHLGCGLGNGLANLHNARKARVPLLNIVGDHATRHVQHDAPLQSDIETVARNVSLWVRTSASSPALCQDALDALAACKGPPGAVATLILPADVSWGEGAQPLAAAPAAAPPLASTDALERLARVLQGPGRKALLLGGRALRQTALLAAARLAAHTGVQLFAETFPTRMQRGAGLPAVERIAYLAELAAVQLRGLDHLVLIDAKEPVSFFAYPGQASRLVPEGCTLHTLCSAEQDVAGSLEQLVQTVGAAQATPALQPARRAPRPSGKFSADKVCKALGHLLPERAIVVDEAQTSGLLLPLYSAGAPAHDLLTLTGGAIGQGMPCAVGAALACPDRPVISLNGDGSAMYTLQALWTMARERLHVINIVFNNRSYAILNLELQRVGAEAGGRAAQQQFDLSQPPLDFVALGQGMGVPSRRARSTEEFLDALEHALRTPGPHLIEAVVPRSVSGLKLRLLPYLLHSLRHLPRPMALGIKRAVAP is encoded by the coding sequence ATGAACGGCGCCCATGCCCTGCTCAAAACCCTGGTCGATGCCGGTGTCGACACCTGCTTCACCAACCCCGGCACCTCGGAAATGCACTTCGTCGCCGCGCTCGACCGCACGCCGCAGATGCGCGCCGTGCTGACCTTGTTCGAAGGCGTGGCCACCGGGGCCGCCGACGGTTACGCACGCATGGCCGACAAACCCGCCGCCACCCTGCTGCACCTAGGCTGTGGCTTGGGCAACGGCTTGGCCAACTTGCACAATGCGCGCAAGGCCCGGGTGCCGCTGCTCAACATCGTGGGCGACCACGCCACCCGCCACGTGCAGCACGACGCACCCTTGCAGTCGGATATTGAGACCGTGGCGCGCAACGTCTCGCTCTGGGTGCGCACCTCGGCCAGCAGCCCAGCGCTGTGCCAGGACGCGCTCGATGCCTTGGCCGCCTGCAAGGGCCCACCGGGTGCCGTCGCCACCCTGATCTTGCCGGCCGACGTCTCGTGGGGTGAGGGCGCGCAGCCGCTGGCAGCGGCCCCTGCGGCCGCGCCGCCCTTGGCCAGCACCGATGCGTTGGAGCGTTTGGCCCGTGTGCTGCAAGGCCCGGGGCGCAAAGCGCTGCTGCTGGGCGGCCGCGCACTGCGCCAGACGGCCCTGCTGGCGGCGGCGCGCCTGGCCGCGCACACCGGGGTGCAACTGTTTGCCGAAACCTTCCCGACCCGCATGCAGCGCGGGGCCGGCCTGCCCGCCGTCGAGCGCATCGCTTATCTGGCCGAACTGGCCGCGGTGCAACTGCGCGGCCTCGATCATTTGGTTTTGATCGACGCCAAAGAGCCGGTCTCGTTTTTTGCCTACCCCGGCCAAGCCAGCCGCTTGGTACCCGAGGGCTGCACGCTGCACACCCTGTGCAGCGCCGAGCAAGATGTGGCTGGAAGCTTGGAACAACTGGTGCAGACCGTGGGAGCCGCACAAGCCACGCCCGCCTTGCAGCCGGCCCGGCGCGCCCCGCGCCCGAGCGGCAAATTCAGCGCCGACAAGGTCTGCAAAGCGCTGGGGCACCTGCTGCCCGAGCGCGCCATCGTGGTTGATGAAGCCCAGACCTCCGGCCTGCTGCTGCCGCTCTACAGCGCCGGTGCGCCGGCGCACGATCTGCTCACCCTCACTGGCGGGGCCATTGGCCAGGGCATGCCCTGTGCCGTTGGGGCCGCCTTGGCCTGCCCAGATCGGCCGGTGATCTCGCTCAACGGCGACGGCTCGGCCATGTACACCCTGCAAGCGCTCTGGACCATGGCGCGCGAGCGGCTGCACGTGATCAACATCGTCTTCAACAACCGCAGCTACGCCATCTTGAACCTGGAGTTGCAGCGCGTCGGGGCCGAAGCAGGCGGGCGGGCCGCGCAGCAGCAGTTCGACCTGAGCCAGCCGCCGCTGGACTTTGTGGCGCTGGGGCAAGGCATGGGCGTGCCCTCGCGCCGCGCCCGCAGCACCGAAGAATTTCTGGACGCGCTCGAGCACGCCCTGCGCACCCCCGGCCCGCACCTGATCGAAGCGGTGGTGCCGCGCTCGGTCAGTGGTCTGAAGCTGCGCTTGTTGCCCTATCTGCTGCACTCGCTGCGGCATTTGCCGCGCCCCATGGCGCTCGGCATCAAGCGCGCCGTGGCGCCTTAA
- a CDS encoding lipopolysaccharide assembly protein LapB, translating to MEFDLISLLWGLPAAFALGWLASRFDLRQMRLENRRAPKAYFRGLNHLLNEQHDQAIDAFIEAVQNDPDTSELHFALGNLFRRRGDYDRAVRVHEHLLARADLSARETERARHALAQDFLKAGLLDRAEAALLRLEGTPLQTDARLARLAIYERTRDWSQAGAMAELLEDAGRGSFQLRLAHYRCEQAATLRQQQHTTEALVLLEQLVQRIPESARAWVQLADLRHSLQQTEGAWDALQHLVQHTPSHLPLVAHNLALWGKRLGRTQAVRATLQQWSQQHTASLDVTQALASLEDDVQAARARYLEHLRREPSLVAANLWLGGAHWGLPEEESLIKPALERACEPLKRYRCAGCGFEARQYFWHCPGCQSWDSYPPLRIEEI from the coding sequence ATGGAATTTGACCTAATCAGCCTGCTCTGGGGCCTGCCGGCGGCATTTGCGCTGGGCTGGCTGGCTTCGCGCTTCGATTTGCGCCAGATGCGGCTAGAAAACCGGCGCGCCCCCAAGGCCTACTTTCGGGGCCTGAACCACCTGCTCAACGAGCAACACGACCAGGCCATCGACGCCTTCATCGAGGCGGTGCAAAACGACCCCGACACCTCCGAGCTGCATTTTGCGCTGGGCAACTTGTTTCGCCGCCGCGGCGACTACGACCGCGCGGTGCGGGTGCACGAGCACCTGCTGGCGCGCGCCGACTTGTCGGCCCGCGAGACCGAGCGTGCGCGCCATGCGCTGGCGCAGGATTTTCTTAAGGCGGGCCTGCTCGACCGCGCCGAGGCGGCGCTGTTGCGGCTCGAAGGCACCCCGTTGCAAACCGATGCCCGATTGGCCCGTCTGGCCATTTACGAGCGCACGCGCGACTGGAGCCAAGCGGGCGCAATGGCCGAGCTGCTCGAGGACGCCGGTCGTGGCAGCTTTCAGTTGCGGCTGGCGCATTACCGCTGCGAGCAAGCCGCCACCTTGCGCCAGCAGCAGCACACCACCGAGGCCTTGGTGCTGCTGGAGCAACTGGTGCAGCGCATCCCCGAATCGGCGCGGGCTTGGGTGCAGCTGGCCGATTTGCGCCACAGCCTGCAGCAGACCGAAGGGGCTTGGGATGCCTTGCAGCACCTGGTGCAGCACACGCCCTCGCACCTGCCGCTGGTGGCGCACAATCTGGCGCTGTGGGGCAAACGCCTGGGGCGCACCCAGGCCGTGCGGGCCACACTGCAACAGTGGAGTCAGCAGCACACAGCCTCGCTCGACGTCACGCAAGCCTTGGCCAGCCTAGAAGACGATGTGCAAGCGGCGCGCGCCCGTTACCTCGAACACTTGAGGCGAGAGCCCTCGCTGGTGGCCGCCAACCTGTGGCTGGGTGGGGCTCACTGGGGCCTGCCAGAAGAAGAAAGCCTCATCAAACCGGCGCTCGAGCGCGCCTGCGAGCCGCTCAAACGCTACCGCTGCGCCGGCTGCGGCTTTGAGGCGCGCCAGTACTTCTGGCACTGCCCCGGCTGCCAGAGCTGGGACAGCTACCCGCCGTTGCGCATCGAAGAGATCTGA
- a CDS encoding integration host factor subunit beta encodes MTRSDLVQALAERFGQLGQRDAELAVKTILSAIAQALVKGQRVEVRGFGSFTLNERAARMGRNPRSGASVAIEAKRVPHFKPGKALREQVDAGGAASRSNSA; translated from the coding sequence ATGACGCGCAGCGATCTGGTGCAGGCTTTGGCAGAGCGCTTTGGCCAGTTGGGTCAGCGCGATGCCGAATTGGCCGTCAAGACGATCCTGTCGGCCATTGCGCAGGCCTTGGTCAAGGGCCAGCGCGTCGAGGTGCGCGGTTTTGGCAGCTTTACGCTGAACGAACGCGCGGCGCGCATGGGCCGCAACCCGCGCAGCGGTGCGAGCGTGGCCATCGAGGCCAAGCGCGTGCCGCACTTCAAACCCGGTAAAGCCCTGCGCGAGCAGGTCGATGCCGGGGGCGCGGCCTCCCGTTCAAATTCCGCTTGA
- a CDS encoding bifunctional 3-phosphoshikimate 1-carboxyvinyltransferase/cytidylate kinase: MYATAFLDLPPLHRAGGTVRLPGSKSISNRVLLLAALSQGQTRIEDLLDSDDTRVMLTALDALGCRLQRHGPHSLTVHGLGGQLPVRQASLFLGNAGTAMRPLCAALALLACQHGAAFELSGVARMHERPIGDLADALRQLGCPVQHLGQPGYPPLRVGDGAPHALRLAEPIRVRGDVSSQFLTALLLALPLAAQQQAIEIEVVGELISKPYIEITLALLARFGVAVQRQGWQRFVIPAGSRYASPGQIHVEADASSASYFIALGAIAQPSLGHSGITIEGVGLDSIQGDIRFVEAARAMGAQIEGSANALQVRRGAWPLKAIDLDCNAIPDAAMTLAVLALYADGPCTLRNIASWRVKETDRLAAMRCELSKLGATVEEGPDYLRVHPLPADGRGWQTASIHTYDDHRVAMCFALAAFNPAQLGLRIEDPKCVAKTFPDFFETLFGVCQAQPSHIPVLCIDGPSASGKGTLAAELAARLGYHLLDSGLLYRLVGLAAERAGLDTAAAALQQPQQAAALGRLAQQLLVRFEQGRVWLGHEDVTDEVRSEAAGMAASRVAVVPEVRAALLDLQRNFRRLPGLVADGRDMGSVIFPDAALKVYLTASAAQRAQRRLWQLQERGESATIKDLLADLEARDERDRSRSAAPLKPAEGALLLDNSALSIEQSVQQVLDWWQASPVLRPSAALE; the protein is encoded by the coding sequence ATGTACGCCACCGCCTTTCTCGATCTCCCCCCCTTGCACCGCGCCGGTGGCACGGTGCGCCTGCCTGGCTCCAAGAGCATCTCGAACCGGGTGCTTCTGCTGGCTGCGCTCAGCCAAGGCCAGACCCGGATCGAAGACCTGCTCGACTCCGACGACACCCGCGTCATGCTGACCGCGCTCGACGCGCTGGGCTGCCGCTTGCAACGCCACGGCCCGCACAGCCTCACGGTACACGGCCTGGGCGGGCAACTGCCGGTGCGCCAAGCCAGCCTGTTTTTGGGCAACGCCGGCACCGCCATGCGCCCGCTGTGTGCCGCGCTGGCCCTGCTGGCCTGCCAGCACGGGGCGGCTTTCGAGCTCAGCGGCGTGGCGCGCATGCACGAGCGCCCCATCGGCGATTTGGCCGACGCGCTGCGCCAGCTCGGCTGTCCGGTGCAGCACCTGGGCCAGCCCGGCTACCCGCCGCTGCGCGTGGGCGACGGCGCGCCGCACGCGCTGCGGCTGGCCGAGCCCATCCGCGTGCGCGGCGACGTATCGAGCCAGTTCCTCACCGCCTTGTTGCTGGCGCTGCCGCTGGCGGCGCAGCAGCAGGCGATTGAAATCGAGGTCGTGGGCGAGCTCATCTCCAAGCCCTACATAGAAATTACGCTGGCGCTGCTGGCGCGCTTTGGCGTGGCGGTGCAGCGCCAGGGCTGGCAGCGCTTTGTCATACCCGCCGGCAGCCGCTACGCGTCGCCGGGGCAAATCCACGTCGAGGCCGACGCCTCCTCGGCCAGCTACTTCATCGCGCTCGGGGCCATCGCCCAGCCCAGCCTAGGGCACAGCGGCATCACCATCGAAGGCGTGGGGCTGGACTCGATCCAGGGCGACATCCGTTTTGTGGAAGCCGCGCGCGCCATGGGGGCGCAGATCGAAGGCAGCGCCAATGCGCTGCAGGTGCGGCGCGGCGCCTGGCCACTCAAGGCCATCGACCTCGACTGCAACGCCATCCCCGACGCCGCCATGACGCTGGCCGTGCTGGCGCTCTACGCCGACGGCCCCTGCACCCTGCGCAACATCGCGAGCTGGCGCGTCAAGGAAACCGACCGCCTCGCCGCCATGCGCTGCGAACTCAGCAAGCTCGGCGCCACAGTGGAGGAGGGGCCCGATTATCTGCGCGTGCACCCCCTGCCCGCCGATGGCCGCGGCTGGCAAACGGCCAGCATCCACACCTACGACGACCACCGGGTGGCGATGTGCTTTGCCTTGGCCGCCTTCAACCCGGCGCAACTCGGGCTGCGCATCGAAGACCCCAAGTGCGTGGCCAAAACCTTCCCCGATTTTTTCGAGACCCTGTTTGGCGTCTGCCAGGCGCAGCCGTCGCACATCCCGGTGCTGTGCATCGACGGCCCCAGCGCCTCCGGCAAGGGCACGCTGGCGGCCGAACTGGCGGCGCGGCTGGGCTACCACCTGCTCGATTCGGGCCTGCTGTACCGGCTGGTGGGGCTGGCGGCCGAGCGCGCCGGGCTCGACACCGCAGCCGCCGCCTTGCAGCAGCCCCAGCAGGCCGCCGCCTTGGGCCGGCTGGCGCAGCAGCTCCTGGTGCGCTTCGAGCAGGGCCGGGTCTGGTTGGGCCACGAGGATGTGACAGACGAGGTGCGCAGCGAAGCCGCCGGCATGGCGGCCTCGCGCGTGGCCGTTGTGCCCGAGGTGCGCGCCGCCTTGCTCGACTTGCAACGCAACTTCCGGCGCTTGCCCGGCCTGGTGGCCGACGGGCGCGACATGGGCAGCGTCATCTTTCCCGACGCCGCGCTCAAGGTTTACCTCACCGCCAGCGCGGCCCAGCGTGCCCAGCGGCGGCTGTGGCAGTTGCAAGAGCGGGGCGAAAGTGCTACAATTAAAGACCTTTTGGCTGACTTAGAGGCACGCGATGAGCGCGACCGCTCGCGCAGCGCAGCGCCTTTGAAGCCGGCCGAAGGAGCCCTCCTGCTAGACAACTCCGCCCTGAGCATCGAGCAATCGGTGCAGCAGGTGTTGGACTGGTGGCAGGCAAGTCCGGTGTTGCGCCCAAGCGCTGCGCTGGAATAG